Sequence from the Pseudobdellovibrionaceae bacterium genome:
TTTAAAACCTTTACTAGAAAAGCACAATTTGTCCATAAGATATGTGTTCTTTTTAGAGGTGTCAGACGCTATTGTAATTCAAAGAATTACGGGGCGAAGAACTTGCCATTCTTGTAAGGCTTCTTGGCATATTGAGTATGTTAAGCCTAAAAAAGAAGGAATATGCGATTTTTGCCAATCCCCTTTAGAGCAAAGAAAGGATGACACTGCCAAGGTAGTAAAGCACAGGCTAGAGGTTTATCACGAGTCTGCCAATAGTTTGAAAGGCTTTTATAAGGGGGAGGGGATATTACACACTATTAAGGCCGAAAAGAGCTCTGATGAAGTTTTTCAAACCATAAAGAGAGTGTATGAGGGGAAAGAAAAATCTTAACTAAAAAGTGTCAATAAATATTGACGAAAATAGGCCTAAGTGCTAATTTTCTAACTTTGGAATTATATAAGAAATTATAGGTAAAAACAGAAACACATAAATAATAAAGGTTAAAAAATGAAAGTTAGAGCATCAGTAAAAAAAATGTGCAGAAACTGTAAAATTATTAAGCGAAAGGGTAAAATTAGAGTGCTTTGCGAAAACCCTAAACATAAACAGGTACAGGGGTAGTAATGGCAAGACTTTTAGGTGTAGACATACCAAAAAACAAACGCGTTGTAATTAGTTTAACTTACTTGTATGGAGTGGGTAATTCTTTAGCTAAACAAGTTTGTAAAAAATTAAATTTATCAGAAGATACTAAAACAGAAACTTTAACCGATGCCCAAGTAGTAGATATTAGAAAAGTTTTAGATGACTACACTTTAGAGGGAGATTTACGAAGAGAAAGAAGTTTAAACATCAAACGCTTAATGGACTTAGGTTGTTATAGAGGAATTAGACATCGCTTAGGTTTACCAGTTAGAGGACAGGTAACACAAAAAAATGCAAGAACTCGTAAAGGGCCGAAAAAAACTATGGCCAATAAAAAGAAATAAAATAGTTAGTAGAAAAAGGTAAAAAATAATGGGTGTAAAAACAAAGAAAAAAATAAAAAAGAATGTCCCGCACGGGCGTTGTTATATTCAAGCAGGCTTTGGTAATTTGTTAATTACTATTACAGACCCTGCTGGTGGTGCTTTATGCTGGGCTTCTGCTGGTTCTTTAGGTTTTAAAGGCGGCAAAAAGGGAACTCCCTTTGCAGCACAAAAAGCGGCTCAAGATGTAGCTACAAAAGCTATGAATATGGGAATGAAGTCTTTAGAAATGTATGTTAGTGGCCCTGGCGGAGGAAGAGACTCTGCTATTCGCGCTTTAGCCAAAGGGGGGTTGCGAGTCACTTTATTAAAAGATATTACGCCTATTCCTCACAATGGGTGTAGACCTCCAAAAAGAAGAAGAGTTTAGTTGTTAGTTAAAAATAGGTAAAAAGAAAAAAAGCAGTTACAAGGAGAAAGCATTATGCAAGGGCATTATTATCATTTTTGGAAAGATTTAAAAAAACCAGAAGGTTTTGTTGCAGATAAAAAAACGTTAACCTCTAGCTATGGTAAATTTGTCATTAGCCCTTTAGAAAAAGGTTACGGAGTAACTTTAGGTAACTCTTTACGACGCGTTTTATTAAGCTCTATGATGGGGTCTGCAGTAACTGCTATAAAATTTGAGGGAGTGTTACACGAGTTCACAACTATCCCTGGTGTTTTAGAAGATGTTTTAAACATTACTTTAAATTTACAAGAGGTGCGTTTTAAACAATACACCGAAAAAACACAGCGTTTACGCATTAAAAAAGAAGGCCCTGGTGTTGTTACTGCTGCCGACATTGAAGGCAATGCAGACATTGAAGTTTTAAGCCCAGATATCATTATAGCTACTTTAAGTGAAGGGGTTACATTTGATGCAGAAATTATGGTTAATTTTGGCCGATCGTATGTTGAAGTTTCAGAAAATAAAAAACAATTAGAAACGGGTTTTATACCTGTGGACTCTTTGCATAGCCCAGTAAGAAAAGTTAATTATAATGTTTTTAATGCAAGGGTGGGAAAGAGAACCGATTATGATTCTTTAGTGTTAGAGGTATGGACGGATGGTTCTTTAGAACCTCAAGAAGCGGTTTCTTTAAGTGCTAAAATTTTAAAAGAATA
This genomic interval carries:
- a CDS encoding nucleoside monophosphate kinase → MTEWVLLLKLKVGEFVISIILFGAPGSGKGTQASLLHKEYGIPHISTGNLFSYEISNKTDLGLQVKKCMVQGQLVSDDIVVSMLGRALEKNKNKKIILDGFPRNQEQGKILKPLLEKHNLSIRYVFFLEVSDAIVIQRITGRRTCHSCKASWHIEYVKPKKEGICDFCQSPLEQRKDDTAKVVKHRLEVYHESANSLKGFYKGEGILHTIKAEKSSDEVFQTIKRVYEGKEKS
- the rpmJ gene encoding 50S ribosomal protein L36, yielding MKVRASVKKMCRNCKIIKRKGKIRVLCENPKHKQVQG
- the rpsM gene encoding 30S ribosomal protein S13 encodes the protein MARLLGVDIPKNKRVVISLTYLYGVGNSLAKQVCKKLNLSEDTKTETLTDAQVVDIRKVLDDYTLEGDLRRERSLNIKRLMDLGCYRGIRHRLGLPVRGQVTQKNARTRKGPKKTMANKKK
- the rpsK gene encoding 30S ribosomal protein S11, whose amino-acid sequence is MGVKTKKKIKKNVPHGRCYIQAGFGNLLITITDPAGGALCWASAGSLGFKGGKKGTPFAAQKAAQDVATKAMNMGMKSLEMYVSGPGGGRDSAIRALAKGGLRVTLLKDITPIPHNGCRPPKRRRV
- a CDS encoding DNA-directed RNA polymerase subunit alpha, with amino-acid sequence MQGHYYHFWKDLKKPEGFVADKKTLTSSYGKFVISPLEKGYGVTLGNSLRRVLLSSMMGSAVTAIKFEGVLHEFTTIPGVLEDVLNITLNLQEVRFKQYTEKTQRLRIKKEGPGVVTAADIEGNADIEVLSPDIIIATLSEGVTFDAEIMVNFGRSYVEVSENKKQLETGFIPVDSLHSPVRKVNYNVFNARVGKRTDYDSLVLEVWTDGSLEPQEAVSLSAKILKEYLQPFITFDEKIEPAVAVIESKEERNENFYRPVEDLELSVRSANCLKNANIQYIGDLVSRTEGDMLRTKNFGKKSLNEIKDTLVDMGLHLGMKVEWPPKDWEKPS